Proteins from a genomic interval of Schistocerca cancellata isolate TAMUIC-IGC-003103 chromosome 8, iqSchCanc2.1, whole genome shotgun sequence:
- the LOC126095460 gene encoding mucin-7-like — MIAGLVNAPAVPASPATSSATPTSTPPSSGTVLPPPPRLLTTIPSSGEAELLEEEAEEEERAALLPPQTALTTTTTATKPTTTPCYAVLHTGPPHTTKVVVTTTPDPRLCPLAPPPRSASTSSSSSSASASASSARPAPTS; from the exons ATGATTGCAGGGCTAGTGAACGCGCCTGCAGTTCCCGCTTCCCCAGCCACGTCGTCGGCGACGCCCACATCGACGCCGCCGTCCAGTGGCACG GTGCTGCCGCCGCCCCCGCGACTGCTGACCACCATCCCGTCCTCTGGGGAGGCTGAGCTgctggaggaggaggcggaggaggaggagcgtGCCGCGCTGCTGCCTCCACAGACCgcgctcaccaccaccaccacagccacGAAACCCACCACCACGCCCTGCTATGCCGTCCTCCATACTGGGCCGCCACACACGACCAAG GTGGTGGTCACGACGACGCCGGACCCGCGGCTGTGCCCGCTGGCGCCGCCGCCGCGCAGCGCCTCCACGTCGTCGTCGTCTTCCTCGGCGTCGGCGTCAGCGTCGTCGGCGCGGCCGGCGCCCACGTCCTGA